A genomic segment from Klebsiella africana encodes:
- a CDS encoding iron-containing redox enzyme family protein produces the protein MRNIDNGVIGSDQTAVMARLALDELIDQLLHSNALSLKLTANPLVADRAWHLTENTCIRAFSADDPQAKKRAHHALFILYQSWLADPLSPAAANQFHPLLSGIRNYIESEWLRAESKRFHRQRPVLNAGNIVDELRALCQQHPASHHPLFDFLASEASAAQIDYFFKSDSALNLLFFDLVAMGLVGSLPETRAEIAQNLWDEIGQGSTEITHVNLYKDLLKRRNIALPDNHFAHLYDWQGLAGYNAFMLGGVNRQHYYKSLGVMAMTELLDPPQYEKLVAGCRRIGLSERDVHYYAEHITVDIGHADGWLNNVIVPIGKKHPAAMEEVYFGAALRLQTCNDYYDGLLAALQSLDGSSPSHSVPPSE, from the coding sequence ATGCGTAACATAGATAATGGGGTGATTGGAAGCGACCAGACCGCGGTGATGGCCAGGCTGGCGCTGGATGAGTTAATCGACCAGCTTCTGCACAGCAACGCGCTGTCGCTGAAGCTCACGGCTAACCCGCTGGTGGCCGACAGAGCCTGGCATCTCACTGAGAATACCTGCATCCGCGCCTTCTCCGCTGACGATCCACAGGCCAAAAAACGTGCGCACCACGCGCTGTTCATTCTCTATCAGTCCTGGCTTGCCGACCCGCTCTCGCCAGCGGCAGCCAATCAGTTTCATCCGCTGCTCTCCGGGATCAGAAATTATATTGAGTCTGAGTGGCTGCGGGCGGAAAGCAAACGTTTCCATCGCCAGAGACCGGTGCTTAACGCCGGCAATATCGTCGACGAACTGCGCGCCTTATGCCAGCAGCACCCGGCGTCTCATCATCCGCTGTTCGATTTCCTTGCCAGCGAGGCCTCTGCGGCGCAGATCGACTATTTCTTCAAAAGCGACAGCGCGCTGAATCTGCTGTTCTTCGATCTTGTGGCAATGGGGCTGGTCGGTTCGCTGCCGGAAACCCGCGCTGAGATTGCGCAAAATCTGTGGGATGAGATAGGTCAGGGCAGCACTGAGATCACCCACGTCAATCTGTATAAGGATTTACTGAAGCGGCGGAATATCGCGTTGCCGGATAATCATTTTGCCCACCTGTACGACTGGCAGGGCCTGGCCGGGTATAACGCCTTTATGCTGGGCGGCGTAAACCGTCAGCATTACTATAAATCACTGGGTGTGATGGCGATGACCGAGCTGCTCGACCCACCACAGTATGAAAAACTGGTGGCGGGCTGTCGGCGAATTGGCCTTTCCGAGCGTGACGTGCATTACTATGCCGAACACATCACCGTCGATATCGGTCATGCGGATGGCTGGCTGAACAATGTGATTGTGCCGATTGGCAAAAAACATCCGGCGGCGATGGAGGAGGTCTACTTTGGCGCCGCGCTGCGTCTGCAAACCTGCAACGATTATTATGATGGTCTGCTGGCGGCTCTGCAGTCGCTGGACGGCAGCTCACCATCTCACAGCGTACCGCCTTCTGAGTAA
- a CDS encoding DMT family transporter — MPYLLLTLAALFWGGNYVVGHVLVQGVDPILMTEARWTLTALLLGLLYRRQIAASRHLLRENAPAVLVLTLCGQVSFPLTLYIGLQTTSALNAAIYMSATPSMVLLINRLIFRDPVSARNWLGVIFSTLGVMILLFQGNPLHATSLHRFSVGDLWAMGSALSWALYCSLLRLKDRRIPANGFVAVSSLLGALILLPIVIFWLMRHPAQDWMAWREPLFLIGLAYLVIFPSWLAYLFWNKGIAAIGATRGEIYTHIIPLSGGVLSILFLHTQPQAWHLFSALFIMVGIGICSLEKRQAASIRLRG; from the coding sequence ATGCCCTATCTGTTACTGACGCTGGCCGCCCTGTTCTGGGGGGGAAATTACGTGGTCGGTCACGTGCTGGTTCAGGGCGTAGATCCGATCCTGATGACCGAAGCGCGCTGGACGCTGACGGCGCTGCTGCTGGGCCTGCTTTACCGTCGGCAAATCGCCGCCAGTCGCCACCTGTTACGGGAAAACGCGCCAGCGGTGCTGGTGCTAACCCTTTGCGGCCAGGTCAGTTTCCCGCTCACGCTCTATATTGGCCTGCAAACCACCTCCGCCCTTAACGCCGCCATCTATATGTCCGCCACGCCAAGCATGGTGCTGCTGATTAACCGGCTAATTTTTCGCGACCCGGTTTCGGCCCGCAACTGGCTGGGGGTCATCTTCAGCACCCTTGGCGTGATGATCCTGTTATTCCAGGGAAACCCACTGCATGCCACATCGCTGCATCGCTTTTCCGTCGGCGATCTGTGGGCCATGGGCTCGGCGCTGAGCTGGGCGCTCTACTGTTCGCTGTTACGTCTGAAGGACCGCCGGATCCCGGCGAATGGCTTTGTCGCCGTCAGCTCGCTGCTCGGCGCCCTGATCCTGCTGCCAATCGTCATCTTCTGGCTGATGCGCCACCCGGCGCAGGACTGGATGGCCTGGCGCGAGCCGCTTTTCCTCATCGGCCTGGCGTATCTGGTGATTTTTCCCTCGTGGCTGGCCTATCTGTTCTGGAACAAAGGTATCGCCGCGATTGGCGCTACCCGGGGCGAAATTTACACCCACATCATCCCCCTCTCCGGCGGGGTGTTGAGTATCCTGTTCCTGCATACCCAACCGCAGGCCTGGCATCTGTTCAGTGCGCTGTTCATCATGGTGGGGATTGGGATCTGCTCCCTGGAAAAACGCCAGGCGGCGTCTATTCGTTTGCGTGGCTAA
- a CDS encoding MFS transporter has protein sequence MHGWTSRQRNAAIASFLSWTLDAFDFFLLVFLLSDIAHSFHVDLEEVTLAILLTLAVRPVGALIFGRAAEKFGRKPILMLNIVFFSAFELLSAAAPSLMLFFLLRVLYGVAMGGIWGVASSLAMETIPDRSRGLMSGLFQAGYPFGYLLAAVAYGLLFEQLGWRGMFVIGAAPVLLLPFIYFCVEESPVWLAARQNKESTALLPVLRSHWKLCLYLVVLMAAFNFFSHGTQDLYPVFLKVQHGFEPKTVSIIAVCYNIASIIGGVFFGSLSEKIGRRKAIMIAALLALPVIPLWAFASGSLALGAGAFLMQFMVQGAWGVIPTWLNELVPANTRAVLPGFVYQLGNLLASVNATLQAAIAQHHGHNYGLAMALVAGTVAIVITVLTFFGREGRVSQPAGAVRHQPLSTSR, from the coding sequence ATGCACGGCTGGACTTCACGACAGCGCAATGCGGCGATTGCCAGTTTTTTAAGCTGGACGCTCGACGCTTTCGACTTTTTCCTGTTGGTTTTTTTACTGAGCGATATCGCCCATTCATTTCACGTCGACCTCGAAGAGGTCACCCTGGCGATTCTCCTGACGCTGGCCGTGCGGCCGGTAGGCGCACTGATTTTCGGCAGAGCGGCGGAGAAGTTTGGTCGCAAACCCATCCTGATGCTGAACATTGTGTTCTTCTCGGCTTTTGAGCTGCTCTCCGCCGCCGCGCCGTCGTTGATGCTGTTCTTCCTGCTGCGAGTGCTGTATGGCGTGGCGATGGGGGGGATCTGGGGTGTGGCCTCGTCATTGGCCATGGAGACGATCCCCGACCGTTCGCGCGGCCTGATGTCCGGCCTGTTTCAGGCGGGATATCCCTTCGGCTATCTGCTGGCGGCAGTGGCTTATGGGCTGTTGTTTGAGCAGCTCGGCTGGCGCGGGATGTTTGTGATTGGCGCGGCCCCGGTACTGCTACTGCCATTTATCTATTTCTGTGTCGAAGAGTCACCGGTTTGGCTGGCGGCCCGGCAGAATAAAGAGAGTACAGCCCTGTTGCCGGTACTACGTAGTCACTGGAAGCTGTGCCTGTATCTGGTGGTGTTGATGGCCGCCTTTAACTTTTTTTCCCATGGGACGCAGGATCTTTACCCGGTCTTTTTGAAAGTTCAGCACGGCTTTGAGCCTAAAACGGTCAGCATCATCGCGGTTTGCTATAACATCGCCTCGATCATTGGCGGGGTGTTTTTCGGCTCGCTGTCGGAGAAAATAGGCCGGCGCAAAGCGATTATGATCGCTGCCCTGCTGGCGCTGCCAGTTATCCCGTTGTGGGCTTTCGCCAGCGGCTCGCTGGCGCTGGGGGCGGGGGCATTTTTGATGCAGTTTATGGTGCAGGGGGCCTGGGGGGTGATCCCCACCTGGCTCAACGAGCTGGTGCCGGCCAATACCCGGGCGGTGCTGCCCGGCTTTGTCTATCAGTTGGGTAATCTGCTGGCTTCGGTGAATGCCACACTGCAGGCCGCCATTGCTCAACATCACGGGCATAACTATGGCCTGGCGATGGCGCTGGTGGCCGGGACGGTGGCCATTGTCATTACCGTGCTGACCTTCTTTGGTCGCGAGGGACGGGTGTCTCAGCCTGCAGGGGCGGTGCGCCACCAGCCGCTCTCCACCAGCCGTTAA
- a CDS encoding TetR/AcrR family transcriptional regulator, translating into MKPKQADILRHASALFNREGYQSPSIERIAEHAGISKMTFYRYYADKEALILDILRQKESEFMQDLAQITADKTTARERLFAVFDYYHCWFTCETFHGCMFTRALFEYGASSPAIREQCSRFKSLLWQFFRDILLLVLKPEPAERVAMMMVMLIDGAIAAQQAESVECREIPPGVTAWSAAKALIYSEGGTL; encoded by the coding sequence ATGAAGCCAAAACAAGCGGACATTCTCCGCCACGCCAGCGCGTTGTTTAATCGCGAAGGATATCAGTCGCCCAGCATCGAGCGGATTGCTGAACATGCCGGCATCTCCAAAATGACTTTCTATCGCTACTACGCCGATAAAGAGGCGCTTATTCTGGATATTCTCAGGCAGAAAGAGAGTGAGTTTATGCAGGATCTGGCGCAGATCACCGCGGATAAAACCACCGCGCGGGAGAGGCTGTTTGCCGTGTTCGACTACTATCATTGCTGGTTTACCTGCGAAACGTTCCACGGCTGCATGTTTACCCGCGCGCTGTTTGAATATGGTGCGTCATCGCCGGCGATCCGGGAGCAGTGTTCCCGCTTCAAGTCGCTCCTCTGGCAGTTCTTCCGCGATATTCTCCTGCTGGTGTTAAAACCAGAGCCTGCCGAGCGGGTCGCCATGATGATGGTGATGCTCATCGATGGCGCTATCGCCGCCCAGCAGGCCGAATCCGTGGAATGCCGGGAGATCCCGCCGGGGGTCACCGCCTGGAGTGCGGCCAAAGCGCTTATTTACTCAGAAGGCGGTACGCTGTGA